From one Dermacentor variabilis isolate Ectoservices chromosome 3, ASM5094787v1, whole genome shotgun sequence genomic stretch:
- the LOC142575247 gene encoding uncharacterized protein LOC142575247 isoform X3, producing the protein MGDLQTRTRKLDRGTASGLQLNTPASPGPFPAGLETTRTTHTAHLALSVNKQHGTPDVGPVPMCIMQQRKSITNEQLVSKLRSKHRHRGCDAVMAINEAGSQFRLPGFPRSDALDILNLGLPFLLAPQQANEKLSLKKGDEVLSFGKTNVKQQDIISSEVHASAAENKGSTTSVDPHLYTGHKKNGKPHSYSPQFSRVQEALTTKVCAALPCDTVIVAPVCNLVVELDKLTAEEISAFTSHRRPSPVHNRMAQRSKDVGCCSQVTERPAPVHAARTSGPGQSQKQPLVHSRRLQDTADFKSDATDIEEPALHQQPRQNDSQLSDQDEHSPSLLESMLSGCQKTLPSTLQKSSDVTFKKCISVRFSNIVQKKTADLPTDKHLLPAPTESEKTSQVPCREPSLLGVGNLVEPRLSEARGSGSQDSPGGAERHIIRSVSPDTLPPLKKRRVRFTALQEEALVYGVMKYGQGSWKEIRDDGWFDGRHTTDLHDKYRNLEKYGHLPNVKRRVKDMLNAGVNPLKKLRALYKQQQATSPIAVEPLHGERSSVSQRQEPRRAFLSVRGPERASAAPSSDDNSLEPFQHQTEAREATSSLKTACSSADRPSASGARRSALGRWSSDTESDETQESVPNTFKQKRRRVPFTPLEEEALVAGVLKFGKGNWVRILNEGGFLGRTGTQLSDKYRNLKLYRQLEAVEKAVKTRCARGEDPLEELRKLSATHWKR; encoded by the coding sequence GGTGAACAAGCAGCATGGTACTCCCGACGTGGGCCCTGTTCCAATGTGCATCATGCAACAACGCAAGAGTATCACAAACGAACAGTTGGTTTCAAAGTTAAGAAGCAAGCACAGGCACCGTGGCTGTGATGCGGTTATGGCCATTAATGAAGCAGGTTCCCAGTTTCGTCTGCCAGGGTTTCCCAGAAGCGACGCACTCGATATCTTAAATCTTGGGCTTCCATTCCTTCTGGCGCCGCAGCAAGCCAATGAAAAATTGTCATTAAAGAAAGGAGATGAAGTCTTGTCCTTTGGAAAGACAAATGTAAAGCAACAGGACATCATTTCATCGGAGGTGCATGCATCGGCTGCTGAAAATAAAGGTTCCACCACTTCTGTGGACCCTCACCTCTACACAGGgcataaaaaaaatggaaagccACATAGTTACAGTCCTCAATTTTCAAGGGTTCAGGAAGCCTTAACAACAAAGGTTTGTGCAGCTTTGCCTTGTGACACTGTGATCGTTGCTCCTGTGTGCAATCTTGTTGTTGAACTGGACAAGCTAACCGCAGAGGAAATCTCTGCCTTCACTTCTCATCGGCGTCCATCACCTGTCCACAACAGAATGGCACAGAGATCCAAAGATGTTGGATGCTGCTCGCAAGTGACAGAACGGCCAGCGCCAGTGCACGCTGCCCGTACCTCTGGCCCTGGGCAATCCCAGAAACAGCCCTTGGTCCATTCACGTCGATTGCAAGATACTGCTGACTTCAAAAGCGATGCAACGGACATAGAAGAACCTGCACTTCACCAGCAGCCCCGGCAAAATGATTCCCAGCTGTCTGACCAAGATGAGCATTCGCCATCGCTGCTTGAATCGATGCTAAGTGGATGTCAGAAAACACTGCCAAGCACATTGCAAAAATCCTCTGATGTCACGTTTAAGAAGTGCATAAGTGTCAGATTTTCAAATATTGTGCAAAAGAAAACTGCTGACTTGCCTACAGACAAACATTTGCTACCAGCTCCTACCGAGTCTGAAAAGACTTCGCAAGTGCCATGCCGTGAGCCATCACTCCTAGGTGTCGGAAATTTGGTAGAGCCTCGATTGTCCGAGGCCAGAGGCTCGGGCTCGCAGGATTCACCGGGTGGTGCTGAAAGGCACATCATTCGGTCAGTCAGTCCCGACACTCTGCCGCCGCTGAAGAAGCGCAGGGTGCGGTTCACAGCTCTGCAAGAAGAGGCACTCGTATACGGTGTTATGAAGTATGGCCAAGGAAGCTGGAAGGAAATCAGGGACGATGGCTGGTTCGACGGGCGCCACACAACCGATCTCCACGACAAGTATAGGAATTTGGAAAAGTATGGCCATCTTCCAAATGTCAAGAGACGAGTGAAGGACATGCTGAATGCTGGAGTGAATCCCCTGAAGAAACTGCGTGCCCTgtacaagcagcagcaagcaacgtCACCAATAGCAGTGGAGCCGCTACATGGCGAGCGAAGCTCTGTGAGCCAGCGGCAGGAGCCACGAAGAGCTTTTCTGTCAGTCAGGGGTCCCGAAAGGGCCAGTGCAGCTCCATCTTCGGACGATAACTCTCTGGAGCCATTCCAGCATCAAACAGAGGCTCGAGAGGCTACCAGCTCGCTGAAGACAGCTTGCAGCAGCGCCGACAGACCATCTGCATCAGGAGCGCGTCGCTCTGCACTGGGAAGATGGAGTTCAGATACTGAGTCAGATGAAACACAAGAAAGTGTTCCAAACACGTTCAAGCAGAAGCGGCGGAGAGTGCCCTTCACGCCGCTTGAAGAGGAGGCGCTTGTGGCTGGCGTTCTGAAGTTCGGCAAAGGGAATTGGGTGCGTATACTGAACGAAGGTGGCTTCCTTGGGAGGACAGGCACACAGTTGAGCGACAAGTATCGGAACTTGAAGCTGTATCGCCAGCTGGAGGCAGTCGAGAAGGCTGTGAAGACTAGGTGCGCTAGGGGCGAGGACCCTTTGGAAGAACTTCGCAAACTATCTGCCACTCACTGGAAGCGCTGA